One genomic segment of Styela clava chromosome 3, kaStyClav1.hap1.2, whole genome shotgun sequence includes these proteins:
- the LOC120342150 gene encoding phosphatidylinositol transfer protein beta isoform-like — translation MIIKEFRIILPMTVEEYQVGQLWSVAEASKNETGGGEGVDVLENRPYTEGDTSGQFTHKVFHLASRVPSFLRHIAPKGSLEFHEKAWNAYPYCKTVITNPDYMKKDFELSIESWHKPDFGDEENVHGLPPNLLAKREVIRIDIANDEVNSSDYKEDQDPKLFKPSADGRGPLTSDWIQRLKSQENGQQRMDSSSCKMPHMCAYKLVRCNFKWFGLQNMVEKFVHRQERRVFTNFHRQVYCWMNNWLTLTMEDIRRIEDETQKDLKEMRSKGSIKGTKVNE, via the coding sequence ATGATCATCAAGGAGTTTCGTATCATACTTCCTATGACAGTTGAGGAATATCAAGTTGGTCAACTCTGGTCTGTTGCCGAAGCGAGTAAAAATGAAACTGGGGGTGGCGAGGGAGTAGATGTACTAGAAAATAGACCTTACACAGAAGGTGATACAAGTGGACAGTTTACTCATAAAGTCTTTCATCTGGCATCGAGAGTCCCTTCCTTTTTAAGGCATATAGCGCCAAAAGGTTCACTCGAATTTCATGAAAAAGCATGGAATGCATATCCTTACTGCAAAACTGTTATAACGAATCCTGACTACATGAAAAAGGATTTTGAGTTGTCAATTGAGTCTTGGCACAAGCCAGATTTTGGTGATGAAGAAAATGTTCATGGATTACCACCAAATTTGCTTGCTAAGAGAGAAGTCATAAGAATTGATATTGCGAATGATGAAGTGAATAGCTCTGATTATAAAGAAGACCAAGATCCCAAATTATTCAAACCTTCTGCCGATGGCCGAGGACCTCTTACTAGTGATTGGATTCAACGTTTAAAATCTCAAGAAAATGGTCAACAGCGAATGGATAGCAGCAGTTGCAAAATGCCTCATATGTGTGCCTATAAACTTGTAAGATGCAATTTTAAATGGTTTGGCTTACAAAATATGGTGGAGAAATTTGTTCACAGGCAAGAGAGAAGAGTATTCACGAATTTTCATCGCCAAGTTTACTGTTGGATGAATAATTGGCTCACTCTCACCATGGAAGATATTCGCAGGATAGAAGATGAAACTCAGAAAGATTTGAAAGAAATGAGAAGTAAAGGAAGTATCAAAGGCACAAAAGTTAATGAGTGA